In a single window of the Pseudohongiella acticola genome:
- a CDS encoding IS256 family transposase has translation MDKSNVVGFAGREKIADPLTQLLRQGARELIQQAVEAELSEYLQQFTERRLEDGRAAVVRNGYQPERDIQTGVGPVTVKVPKIRAKDGKPVTFRSALVPPYVRKTRSLEAALPWLYLKGVSTGEMDNALQVLVGPEAKGLSASTVARLKRQWAQEYTAWRQSRLDRDRWVYLWADGIYSGLRAEDTKLCALVIIGVNERGQKHFLAIEDGVRESTQSWREVLLDLKARGMNTPKLAVGDGAMGFWSALDEVYGATRQQRCWVHKTANVLNAAPKSVQPKMKQALHEIWQAATRKEAEAAFEQFERMYEAKYPKAVQCLHKDREELMAFYDFPAKHWQSLRTTNPIESTFGTIRHRTKRSKGCLSRDGMLHMIYKLGECAQKNWRKQRGFNYLAKVVQGVKFRDGEEVITADQKVA, from the coding sequence ATGGACAAGAGTAACGTTGTTGGGTTTGCAGGTCGAGAGAAGATTGCCGATCCGTTGACACAATTACTTCGTCAAGGTGCCCGAGAATTGATTCAACAGGCCGTAGAAGCCGAGTTGTCAGAGTATTTACAACAATTCACAGAACGACGACTGGAAGATGGCCGTGCCGCAGTTGTGCGCAATGGCTACCAGCCGGAGCGCGACATTCAGACGGGAGTTGGACCCGTGACGGTCAAGGTACCTAAAATTCGCGCCAAAGATGGTAAACCGGTCACCTTTCGCTCAGCGCTGGTACCGCCGTATGTGCGCAAGACGCGTTCGCTGGAGGCTGCTCTGCCGTGGCTGTATCTGAAAGGCGTCTCGACGGGCGAGATGGACAATGCATTGCAAGTGCTGGTGGGCCCCGAAGCCAAAGGTTTGTCCGCCAGTACCGTGGCACGGCTGAAACGTCAGTGGGCGCAGGAGTATACCGCCTGGCGACAATCTCGGCTGGACAGGGATCGTTGGGTGTATCTGTGGGCTGATGGTATCTACAGTGGCCTGAGGGCCGAGGATACCAAGCTGTGTGCGCTGGTGATCATTGGTGTTAATGAACGCGGTCAGAAGCATTTTTTGGCCATTGAGGACGGTGTTCGCGAGTCGACACAGAGTTGGCGTGAGGTGTTGCTTGATCTGAAAGCCAGGGGAATGAATACACCCAAACTGGCCGTTGGTGACGGAGCGATGGGCTTCTGGTCGGCATTGGATGAGGTGTATGGTGCGACCCGTCAGCAACGGTGTTGGGTGCATAAAACAGCCAATGTGCTGAACGCGGCCCCCAAGTCAGTACAGCCGAAGATGAAGCAGGCGCTTCATGAGATCTGGCAGGCGGCAACGCGAAAAGAAGCCGAGGCGGCTTTTGAGCAGTTTGAGCGCATGTACGAGGCAAAGTATCCCAAAGCGGTGCAGTGCTTACACAAAGATCGTGAGGAGTTGATGGCGTTTTATGATTTTCCAGCCAAGCACTGGCAGAGTTTGAGAACGACCAATCCTATCGAGTCGACATTCGGTACGATCCGTCACCGGACGAAACGCTCAAAGGGCTGCCTGAGTCGAGACGGTATGTTGCACATGATCTATAAGTTGGGGGAATGTGCTCAGAAGAACTGGCGCAAACAGCGCGGGTTTAATTACCTGGCCAAGGTGGTCCAGGGTGTGAAGTTCAGGGATGGTGAAGAGGTGATAACAGCTGACCAGAAAGTCGCTTGA
- a CDS encoding TolC family protein — MTYKNDFPDVQVNVGYNELWNASDLRLQVGVSVNIPLDFGKRSARKAASDYQLNSARTDIQYLHNQLLAELEQALSRAEEAQHAIELCREQLIPIAQQSLTASQSDYQEGIADFSNVIQAEQALLEARLLLSRSMADQYQAHAEIDRLVGGRLWPFEFSGH, encoded by the coding sequence CTGACCTATAAAAACGACTTCCCCGACGTACAGGTCAATGTGGGTTACAACGAACTGTGGAATGCCAGCGACCTGCGCCTGCAGGTGGGCGTATCAGTCAACATACCCCTGGATTTTGGCAAGCGCTCTGCACGCAAAGCCGCGTCAGACTACCAACTTAACAGTGCCCGAACCGACATCCAGTATCTTCACAATCAGCTGCTTGCCGAGCTTGAACAAGCACTATCACGCGCCGAGGAAGCCCAACACGCCATCGAGTTGTGCCGTGAGCAGTTGATACCTATCGCACAGCAATCACTGACAGCGTCACAGTCTGACTATCAGGAGGGCATCGCGGATTTCTCCAATGTTATTCAGGCTGAGCAGGCCCTGCTTGAGGCCCGACTACTGTTATCCCGCTCCATGGCCGACCAGTATCAGGCCCATGCAGAAATAGATCGACTGGTAGGCGGGCGGCTTTGGCCCTTTGAGTTCTCTGGTCACTAA